The Nostoc sp. ATCC 53789 sequence CCCCAACCTCCACAAGAACAACCTGAAAAAATGAAACGCTTAACCTTAGATATTCCTGAGTCACTGCACAAAGCAATTAAACGTCAAGCAGTGGATGTAGGGGTTACAATGGCTGACCTGCTGCGAGACTTGCTAGAGCAGCACTATGGAACTAAAAAGT is a genomic window containing:
- a CDS encoding CopG family transcriptional regulator; protein product: MSAKKVNFGKKPEALQSVNLEQWVSDRESVVPQPPQEQPEKMKRLTLDIPESLHKAIKRQAVDVGVTMADLLRDLLEQHYGTKK